The genomic segment ACCTCTTCTGGTTGTTTAGCTAAATCCATAAGCTCTTCTGCTACTGCAGCGTTTTGTTTCTGGCTCATATGGTGCTCTCCCAAACCTGATAAAATTTAAGTATCTACTGCACTTGCCTATCCTCCGTTTTAATGTGAACTAAACAGTTAGCGTTTAGGTAAATAATTTAATGGGTTAACTGACTTACCATGGAGACGGATCTCAAAATGTAACATCACCTGGTTTGCCCCTGCGCTACCCATTTTCGCCACTGTCTGTCCTGCATTTACATATTGTTTTTCTTTGACCAATATTGCATCAGCATGGGCATATGCACTTAAAAAATCTTCGTTATGCTTAATAATGACTAAATTACCATATCCACGAAGTGCATTGCCGGCATAAACCACTCTTCCATCAGCTGCGGCTTTAATAATATCACCGCGAGAACCCGCAAGCTTAATGCCCTGATTCCCCTGTTGAGTGGTAGAGAAATACCCTATTATTCGACCTTTATTCGGCCAATTCCACTTACTTACTTTATCTGGCAAGCGTGAAACAGGATTTTTCGCTACTTGTACCGTTTTTTCTTGGGTAGTTTTTACAGAATACGCAGGCTTTGCTTTGTGATCAAGCTCTTTTTTTGTACTATTTTTATCAGCACTAGTGCCAGCCTGTTTTGTAGCTGTAGTTTGTTTTGCCACAGGTTTCTTTGCAGGCTTAGGTTTACTGTTCGCTAC from the Shewanella japonica genome contains:
- a CDS encoding peptidoglycan DD-metalloendopeptidase family protein; amino-acid sequence: MKYHNWVLITFILLSITGCSFQAHTPAPVSSISASAGPKYNKGSITSGTYKVKRGDTLYSISWGAGKDFSDIAKYNRLKAPYTIYPGQTLKLYQPTPSKTSAKPVAVANSKPKPAKKPVAKQTTATKQAGTSADKNSTKKELDHKAKPAYSVKTTQEKTVQVAKNPVSRLPDKVSKWNWPNKGRIIGYFSTTQQGNQGIKLAGSRGDIIKAAADGRVVYAGNALRGYGNLVIIKHNEDFLSAYAHADAILVKEKQYVNAGQTVAKMGSAGANQVMLHFEIRLHGKSVNPLNYLPKR